A DNA window from Myripristis murdjan chromosome 19, fMyrMur1.1, whole genome shotgun sequence contains the following coding sequences:
- the pde6gb gene encoding phosphodiesterase 6G, cGMP-specific, rod, gamma, paralog b, with amino-acid sequence MNLDAPKPEIKSATRVTGGPATPRKGPPKFKQRQTRQFKSKPPKKGIQGFGDDIPGMEGLGTDITVICPWEAFNHLELHELAQYGII; translated from the exons ATGAATCTTGACGCACCAAAACCTGAGATTAAGTCGGCCACCCGTGTCACGGGAGGCCCTGCCACCCCACGCAAGGGACCACCCAAGTTCAAGCAGAGGCAGACTCGTCAGTTCAAGAGCAAGCCTCCAAAGAAGGGAATCCAGGG CTTTGGTGATGATATACCCGGTATGGAGGGCTTAGGCACAG ACATCACTGTCATTTGCCCTTGGGAGGCCTTCAATCACCTGGAGCTGCACGAGCTGGCCCAGTACGGCATCATCTGA